AGCTCATTCTGAAATGTGTAACTCCGCCATCTACTGCTTTAAAAATCAGCCGTCGAAAATTCAACTGTTAAAATTAAGATCAATAGATGGTGATGTTTGGTATTTCGGAAATTGCTCGTTTTTATGAGTATGTTACGCATTGTAAGACGAGGGTATTCCAAAATATTAACTCCAAATATTATAACGTATAagttttattaagaaaaatatcATGAAAAATGTGAGATAGTGTGACTTTAAGAATGTGAGGGATCTCACTCCTCTCGTTAacttttgacctagcaaaaaaaaaaaaaaaaaaaaccataataaCGCGCGATTGTACCAAGAATCCAAAATAAATTCATTATGAGGATAAGTGTTACACGGCTCACGAGGCCTTAATTTGTTTTCACTTATCATCGTGTTTCCATTATTCATTTATGACAGCTGCAACTTGGTTTATGACATTGCAAACGACAGTGCTATGCAGCCCTCGGTTTTTTACACCACATAGATGTGCTATGTGGCATTTTTATCCACTGTTGATCTCCTCTCACCCTACCCCACCAGATAAATAAGGAGGGCATGTTTAAAGATTGTACCAACAAAAAGACGCCACATAGTGGTGTATCTATGTGGGGTAAAAAAACCGGGGGCTATCTATCATTTTCGCATTGCAAAGCAGCGTGAACTCCCAATTCATAATGTCAGTTTACACTAGTTGCTTTTTGACTGAAAGTCACATCTCCGTAAGAAACTAGCATTAAGGCCGACAACACTTAAACTGGGACAAAACCAAAGACAAAAATTATGGTCTAGATATGGGATAGAAAGAAATGGTGAGAGGAAGTGATGTGGCGCCCATCCATAACTGCACACAAAAACAGCCTCCTGCAAATCTATGGTCCCAGGGACGCCACCTCTAGTACCATATCTAGACAAGCCCAGTTATCCCAGCTGTAGCAGCTCCAGGTAGAAAAATGTTAGATAAACATTTAGAGGTGACTCCTGACTCCGAGTCATGATTCATACATGAGGTAAACCATACACCGGTACACCTTGTGCCTAGATTACAACTAAGAAATGCTAAGCCTATACAAGCTACGGCCGACAAAGTCGCTGCATAGTTGCCTCGAGCAATGAGGCTTTCCAATGCGAAGTTGAATTATTAAACAAAGCGACATTATTGATGAGGCCCAATAGAATTAATGTAATCGCACTCACCACCAAGAAGCAAGAGCTTCATTAATTGATCATTAATAGAGTTTTGCAAGAGTGCACAATATTTTGGTTACAATACAATTAGCATCTCTAATGCATGCCTCAAACGGTACTTCCAACAATACTCAAAAGGCAACAGAAGGAATACTCTGTTCATGTCTAAAGAAATTTTCAGGATCGAACCTACTTTTCACATGTACCAATCTTTTATAATTCCCCATGAAGTACTTTTCACCCCAAGTTTTACCTAATTGATAACCTGCAGTACCATTCTTGCTTTGACCTATATCAAGATCTCTATAATTGACATAAGCTTGTCTTGGAGATTTTGAAACATACGGAGCCATATACTTGTATAAATTCCTCATCCAAGTAATGTGCTTAGATCCTTCCACCCCTCCTTGTTCATTCCAAATTACCACGTACATGATCATATATAGAGTTCCATTTCTATGTGGAAATGGAGTTGCTGattctgaaatctcattcattCTTCCACCATAAGGAGTGAATATTATGACCggattctcttttcctaaaactcTTTTCCATAACCCCTCCAATCCCGTTTTGGAAATGGGGTGTCTTACGTAATCGGACTTTGCCTTGAATGTGTTTGCTGCTTTATTCCTATTCAGTAAGTTATTGAGAGGACTTTCCGCCGGAAAATTGCCGAAATAGAGAGTTGACCGAACCCAACTCGTCTCGGTACAATCTTTACTCTTCAACCCCAACTCAGGAAACCTCTCTTTCATCACAAGTAGGAGTTTTGTAGTATCCCCAAGGTACATGGAGTTGAATGATGCTTGGATTGTTGTCTTTCCTTTTTGAGTGGTAGAATTAGTTAAAGTAAGGATTACTCTCATGAAGAGTTCGTTGGGAAATTTTGGTGCAACTTCTTGCCACTTATGGACAAGCCCAGTTGCACCTTCTTCTAAGGTTTTGGTGACGGTAAAGATAGTCACAGTAGGTGGAATAGGAACCAATTTGATCTTCCATGAAAGAACGACTCCAAAGCTTCCTCCTCCACCTCCTCGAATAGCCCAAAACAAGTCCTTGCCCATGGTTTTTTTGTTGAGAATTTTTCCACGAGCATCGACTATTCTAATATCAATGATATTATCATCTGCAAGGCCATATTTTCTTAGCATGGAACCATACCCACCTCCACTGAATTGACCACCCACACCAACCGTTGTACAAACAGCCGCAGGAAAACCAAGAGTTCGACTTTTCTCCGCAATCCTGTAATAAAGTTCGCCTACCGTAGCACCTGCTTGAACCCATGCGGTTCTAGCTTTTGCATCTACATTGATGGCTCGGAGGTTTATCATTTCAAGAATCACAAATGGAACATCAGATACGTAAGAGATACCTTCATAATCATGACCTCCACTTCTAACTTTAAGTTGAGTCACATGTTTCTTCGAACAAATTACAGATGCTTGGACATGGGATTCTTGCAAGGGTGTGATTATAAGAAAGGGTTTGACATTGGTGGATGATGATAAAGGTCTTTGGTTAAACACATTGGATTCCAAGATGGATGTGTAGTTAGGACTGGTTTTTATGTATGTTGGAATGTAAgtgtgagagttttgagaaagACATTGGAGAAATTTCTCGTGAATGTCTAAGGTTTTTGATGAAACTCCAAATGAGATTGAGAAAATGAGTAATGAAACTACAAGTAAGTATGAATTTGAGAAAGTACCCATCTTCATTTGGTTGTTTGCTAGTTTGATGTGAAAATAGGGTACACACTCCTGTGACTACTTATAGTGGTATCAACTCAAGTAACTTTCGTGCTCAGTAAATTAAACAAGATTGCACATTTTGCTTAACCAAAAAACATAAATATTCgtttcttaaaaaaaattcaCACGTTGAAAAGACAGCAAATTTAAGCTTGGGGGTTTCCTTATTGCTACAGAGGTGATGGACTGATGGTTGTATATCCTTAAAGCCATCCATAAATCGACAATCAAAGGAATAAGTCGTCTCTGAATTGAAAGGGGAATTGTATTGTTAAAAATTTCCTTGGTACCACCACAGGTTAGGTGGTGTTGATTAGATAATAATAGTAATAGCTCCTCAGCCACATGTTACGTAGTACCAAATTATTGGTGGTTGAATTATTTTTAGAATCATTTTTTATTGTttcaaaataataagaaacctagCCTAGTGGTGATTTGACTAATGAGGGTGAATTGTTTAGGATTAATGTGCAttatcaactattttggtctaaCCGGAGCAGGGCATTTATTGGCAAACACACTcgaatttgggatttttgttatTATTTAAAAATTCTTTAACCTCAAGTGATCCCTAGAAAAAAAGAAGTTGTTATGAATAAAGAAGTAATGAACCACATTAAGTGGTCTGATCTGATGGTTTTCACGTCACATTCCACCCTAAAGTTAGGGGTTCGGACCCCTTAATTGTCGGAATCCCAGAatccattctttttttttttgctagaaaaaatGATATATCGATAGAAAGTAGATTACATAGTAGAATTGAGAAATTCAGGGATAAAGCCCATTCATTCTCCAGAGGTTCTAGTCCTTTTACTAAACTTTGTTGCAAGATCAGCAAGTACAATATGATTTCTACGCAAGAATTGAAACTTAACAAAGCTAAAACTGGGAATAATTGTTTTACAGTCATCTAAGACTGAGTTATTATACCAAAATAATTGGTCATTATTGAAATTAAATGAGTCAATGACTGTTTTAGCATCGCTGACAAAACAAACTTTTTCTAAATCTTTCTCTTTTTCCCACTTCACCGCTTCCAGTAAAGCCAGACTTTCCGCCTCCTCAGCATTCCTCACATTCCCGTCTTTGAGTTTGCATCCAAGGAATGAACCTGTAATATCATTCATAACCAAACCAATACCAGATAAGTTAGACTTCTTGTCATAGGATGCATCACTAAAGATAATATGGCAGTTTTCAGGCAATTGGCTAATGACCCTATTCAGATTCGCTTTTTCAGTAACAGTCCTAAGGTTATTCTCAAGAGCATAGTTACTCAAGTAGGTATCTGTATCATTAACTAGCTTAAAAGCCAGTCTAGAAGTAACATAGTGATTAAGGTTTTTCCCTTGAAAAGTGCTGAGACACCTCTCTTTCCAGATACTCCAAGCAATTGTAAAAACAACCCCAGCTTTAGATTTTAAACTGTCATTAGAGAGACATTTACTAATCCAGTCCTGCAAGTTAACATTTGAAGCACTATCTTGCTCGATAATATCTGCATAAGGAGTAAGTGACCAAACAGACTTAGAGAACTCACATTGTAGAATGATATGTTCAGGGGATTCAATTATATCTGAGTTGCACATATTACAAGAAGAATCATGACCATTATAGTATCTATGAAGTACAGATTTGGCAGGGAGGATATTTTCATGACATTTCCAAGCAAAAATTTGAACTTTAGGTAAAATAGGAAGTTTCCACAGAGATTTATAAAAGGGATTACTATTCTGTGAATTATTCAAGAAATCATGTTGGCCAGAAATGATTTTATAGGCAGATTTCACCGAAAACATGCCATTTTTAGTATGTGGCCAAACAAGCAAATCAACCCATGATAATGGTATCTAAGTATCTAGAATACTCTTAGCATTCTGTTGAGTAAAGTAAACATTAACAAGATCAGGTTTCCAAGATTTCGTGTCTTCATCAATAAAAGAAGAAACAAGAAAATTAGGATTGGGATTTGAGATAAACTTAGGTTCACAGAAATTTGGGATCCAATTGTCAGTAAATGTATAAATATTTTCACCATTCCTAACTTCCCATATGGAATTCTGCCTAATGACCTCTAGACCACGACTAATACTCCTCCAGACCCATGAAACATCAACCTTTTTAGGACTATGAAGGGGGGACAGTTTTTTGAAGTACTTGCACTTCAGGATGATTACACAAAGAAAATCAGGTTTATGAATAACATTCCAAGCAGTCTTAGTTAAAAGAGAAAGGTTGACATGTTTAAGATTACGAAAACCAAGACCTCCCTGATATTTATGTGTACAAATTCTTGGCCAACTCCTTAAGTAGATTCCCTCCGGACTAGACTTACCTCACCAGAAGTCTCTTTGAGACGATTCCATACTATTGATAATATTATCAGGAATAGTAAAAGTATTCATATGGTATATGGGAGAAGTTTTTAACACATTTTGAACCATCACAGACCTACCTGCCTGATTAAATTGTTTACCTTTCCATTTATCTACTCTTTTATCAAAATGTTCATTAAGATGATTGAAGGAATCAGTTCTAGATTTCGATATGAACAGAGGAATACCTAAGTATTTTTCGTCTAAAGCTATCTTCTTAACTTTGAGATCATTAATGAGAGAAACTGCATGCTCATGATGCACATTATTACTAAAGAAACAACCTGATTTCTGGAGGTTAATAACTTGTCCTGAAACTAAACTAAAATCTTTAATAAGACTCAAAAGATTCTGAGCTTCAGAGTGAGAAGCATTTGCAAAGATGAGACAGTCATATGCAAAAAGCAGATGACTGATACTCGGTGCTTCCTTAGTTACTTTCAAACCATGATTAAGTTGACAATTTTCATCATGAAGAAGATATCGAGAAAATGATTCCATAACCAAAATGAATCGGTATGGAGACAGGGGATCACCCTGCCTCAGACGCCTTGTTGGTCTATAGGATTTGCACGGCGAACCATTTAACATAATGGAAATACTTGTAGTGCTGATATATTGGTCTATTAAGTCACACCAATGCTCAGAGAAGCCAAAGGATTTAAGCATGTCCCTTAGGAAAAACCATTCAACTCTGtcaaaggccttagacatatCTAGTTTAAGGCCCATGACACCGTATTTgtcctttttccttttttcttttcataGTGTGGACCAACTCGTGATCAATAATGACATTATCTTGAATATGTCTTCCTGAGACATTAGCAGCCTGATAAGGGCTAATCATTTTTCTCAAAAGAGGCTTCATTCTATTTACAAGAATCttagaaatgattttgtaaatagAATTACACAAAGAAATAGGTCTAAAGTCAGTAGGACTTGAAGGATTGTTAATTTTTGGGATTAAGGACAGAAAAGTATGATTCATCTCTTTTAAGAGATGCTTGGAATCAAAGAAACTGTTTACACTTTTCCAAACATCATCTATTAAGAGATATATGTTTTCCTTATAAAACCCTGGAGGAAAACCATTGGGCCCTGGAGCAGTCCAAGGAGTCATTTGGTTTGTATCGATGATTTCTTGCTTAGTAATTGGTCTAAGAAGATTTAGATTATCACTATTAGAAATACAAGAATCAATACAATTGAGAATTTCAAGGTTTCTATGAGGATTAGAACTAGTTCCTATAGAACTGAAGTGGTTTACCAAAAGGGTTTCAAGATCAGCTTTGTCATTAAACGATTGTCCATTATCCATTTTGAGAGCACTAATGTGATTAAAATATTTTCTTCTATTGGTACAATTGTGGTAAAACCCAGTGTTTCTGTCAAAAGAATTAAAGAATTCTTGTCTATATTTTTGAGCATAAAAGTCCTCTTGTACTTTTTGCCAGTGTTCTAGGTCAAACTCTACTTGTTTAAACTCAACATTACTAGAAGAATGTGATTGATTATTAAGATCATTGATTTGACAACTAAGGGATCTGACCTTATGATCAATATTTCCAAAATGCTGAATGTTCCATAACTTTAAATCATGTTTAACAAATCTCAACTTATTAGTAAACTGGAAGCAGAGGAGCCTCTAACATATTTAGAGTAAGCATTTTTTATAACTTCTCTAACAGATGGATCTCTACTCCAACATTTGAAGTATCTGTAGGGCTTGCTTCCTCGGTAAGACACAGAATTTGTCTCCAAAAGAATAGGTATGTGATCGCTGCCAATAGCATCCGGTACACCATAATGATGTAACCAATGACCATTAACCAATGCCCTATCTAATCTAGCATAAATACAATTAACACCAGATTGTCTATTATTCAAGGAAACCTATTACCAATATATCCTAAATCTGAAAGATTAGCGTTATCCAAATAGCTTGAATTTCAGGATATTCAGTAGTGGTAGGAGTGGAGAAGGTAGACCTTTCATGGGCATGCATGGTGATATTGAGATCACCAATGATAACCCAAGGATGGTCAGTTCTGGCACCTAtttctccaatatatttccattgTTCCATCTTTTCTTCATGGTACACAGAGCTATAAAGAAAAGTGGCTAGAAATTCAGGTTTACTAGGGTTATCAGAGATTATTACATTTATCATCTTATCAGTATTATGGACAATTTCACATTGAAAACCAGACTTCCGTAGCAAAGAAATACCACCATCACGaccaacaaagggaaaaacccaaGAATTAGGATAATTGAATCTTCTAAGATATAAATTCATTTTAGAAGATTCATTTTTAGTTTCACAAAGGAATATCATGTCAGATGTTTTAACCTCTGATCAAATTCCATAAAGTGTTCCTAGTGGTTGGATTGCCAAAACCTTGGCAATTCCATGACAAAATTCTCATCACAACAAAGTAAATTATAACTACTTGCTGCTTAGATTTATGACCAGAAATTGAATTATTACTACAGCACAACAAACTTCACTTGAAAAAATAACTAGAGCAAGTCACAACTTGGGAGCAATCGAGATAAAGAATAGTCTGGGGATTACGAAATTGAGTTACAGTTAATAAACTAGTGCTCTTGAAGCAaacaatcaaacatgaaagaccATTAATAGGATAAATCTTACGGATGTTGTGGTTAAACTCTAAAAAATTCAAATCCCTAAAAGAAATTGACAGAGCAAGCAACccagaataaaaggaaagaatcAGGGGAATTTAGAAGATTATAGTTTGAGAAGAGAATTAGATAAAATCGAAGTTGAGAAGGAACCTGATTCGCAGTATGAGTGATTGATTCAGTAGTAGGAAGATGGTACGCCCCATTGATTGGATCTCTGCCTCCATTTTCAGCATCCTCCATGTTCAAATCATAACCTCCATGGCTGCTTTCCCGGATCTCAGTTATACCTCCTCCACCACTAACGATTTATTGGGTGATTTCTCTTTgaggaatgttagggttctggtTATTCATGTCAAGAAACTAGGGGTGTGCAACAGACGGACGgctgcggattaggggtcacccacaGCCAAaacgtcaaagttgcggatttggaaaattgaaccgtaACCGGACCAATCACTCGCGGATTTGACATCCACGGATTAACGGGTGATGCGaaccggatgcggattaaccgcggatttagaattaataaaaaagaaaaaaagtctaCCTATCTGTGAAAATCCCTTCGTATGAGTAATTGATCTCTCTCTTTATGTTAACTCAGTGTCTCACTCCcatgataataaattaataacaGTGAAGCAAATGCCAAAGTTTTGTTGCACAAAATTATGAGTACAATATATACTTACGAGGTAGTAATCTTAATTAACACTGCAACTGATAAGTGTAGTGATctttaatcatttgatgtagcaCCTTGTTTTTGAAAACGAATTTAATTTCCTCTATGAATTGACAAACAGCAGAATAAATTTCCTGGATTAGTGCTTTAGCAGGATTCTTGTCCAAATTAGACCACCTTTGGCGGATAATTAACTGCTaccttgttttgtgtttatattcagtATCAAGAGGAGGACACAGCTTCTTTTTCCAGTAGTTCTCACAACGCACGGAGTGGATCACATGCAAGCATCGAGAAACTTCAAAACCTTcagtttcttcaagaagattatGCAGATATTGAAATATTCTCTGAAGAGGACGAACCTCTTATTCCCAGTAAATTAAATTAGAAATATCTAATCTAAAATCTGAAACTCAATTTTTGcgggtgcgggtgaatccgcggatttcaaagtccaaccgcaa
The nucleotide sequence above comes from Papaver somniferum cultivar HN1 chromosome 8, ASM357369v1, whole genome shotgun sequence. Encoded proteins:
- the LOC113304726 gene encoding berberine bridge enzyme-like 13, whose translation is MKMGTFSNSYLLVVSLLIFSISFGVSSKTLDIHEKFLQCLSQNSHTYIPTYIKTSPNYTSILESNVFNQRPLSSSTNVKPFLIITPLQESHVQASVICSKKHVTQLKVRSGGHDYEGISYVSDVPFVILEMINLRAINVDAKARTAWVQAGATVGELYYRIAEKSRTLGFPAAVCTTVGVGGQFSGGGYGSMLRKYGLADDNIIDIRIVDARGKILNKKTMGKDLFWAIRGGGGGSFGVVLSWKIKLVPIPPTVTIFTVTKTLEEGATGLVHKWQEVAPKFPNELFMRVILTLTNSTTQKGKTTIQASFNSMYLGDTTKLLLVMKERFPELGLKSKDCTETSWVRSTLYFGNFPAESPLNNLLNRNKAANTFKAKSDYVRHPISKTGLEGLWKRVLGKENPVIIFTPYGGRMNEISESATPFPHRNGTLYMIMYVVIWNEQGGVEGSKHITWMRNLYKYMAPYVSKSPRQAYVNYRDLDIGQSKNGTAGYQLGKTWGEKYFMGNYKRLVHVKSRFDPENFFRHEQSIPSVAF